DNA sequence from the Hippopotamus amphibius kiboko isolate mHipAmp2 chromosome 1, mHipAmp2.hap2, whole genome shotgun sequence genome:
tatttttaaatagatccACACTGAAAACAAGTAaggaaacaaacagtaaatgagattttaatagttatattttgaaatttatcatGGTAATATCATATCAAAAGTATAATATACATTTGAAGTATGCATATTTTCCAAGAATCTgctaattttcacttaaaatgtgaTTGCTAGGGAGCAAAAAAATGccaacttttttttcaaaatccttaaCAGCAATATAAAGTTTACAAAATATCTTTGGGCCACctaaataattatttgttttttactgaCTTCTGCATGTctcatatatgtaatatatactatCTTGTCATGCAATACCCAACAGGGGATACTGAGAAAcataagcattttatatttacattttatattcctGCACACAAAGCAGCTGCATGTGCTTTTAACAGTTTAATGACGAATAAAATCATTATTACAAAAGAGTGGGAAACAACACGCAAGTACAAGCATGATTAGCACTATTACATTGACATTTATCGTAGAATTTACATCCTATTAAACAATTTATTACTAATTAAATTGTCAGAAGACTTTCCATCCCTCTTTTTTATTTCGTTACTaacttatcttcttttttaaaaacatacattggAAAGACAACTAAATTCCACAAAGACAAATTTGAGAAATGTAATGTTATCACTAAGAAATTAACCCAGAAGGTCAAttaaaaagcctaaaatatgttAAACCAATGTTTCATTGTATTTTCAATAGTTAACACCACACACCAGAATATGGTATTAGTTAATAACACAGAGCTTGAATACTGACATCAAGGTTGAGTCAGTCTTTGAAATCTATTCTCAGCGGAGGACAGCATGAGATTAGTTCAATAGCTCATCTCGATTACCAGTAAAATTAGTAAAACAATGGTAGTAGGTTAGTGGATGGCAGGTCAGCAGTACCATCCTCTCATATAAAGGATAGCATTATAAAAATTGCTAAAAAGTATAAATGAGTCTAACCCAACTTTCTATTTATAATACCCTTAGGCGGATATAAACATCAGAGTCTAAGTGACAGTGCCAAATACAGAAACTTACTCTCTCTCATTAGACAAGCTTGTTTATTCTCATAAAACTACaatctctctctcgctctctctttttttaatttacctttctTCATCCAAAATAATAGAACCATCTTCTGCCACTTTTACTCGAGGAACCAGCAACGGCCCATCATCCACCTCTTCTTCTATTTCctcatcatcttcaccatcaggAGCACCCTTGCCTTCTTGCCTACCAAATGTAAAGGTAAGTTAATTCATACAGCCATGAGAAATATTCCCTGAATATCATGAACTTCTAAAACAAATTACTGCACACTCAACCTTCTAGCTATTTCCCACTTTCCCTATAACCTAACTGAAAATACTATGTGTTGTTAAGCCCATGGTTATaagattttctcaaattttatcCAGTAGCATTTAACAGGAGTCTTTACTctctttcaaaacagaaataaatgctcATCTTTTCTATCTCAATAGAGTATCAGAGTAAACCAACCAGATATTATGGAATTAACAAAAATAATCCTATGGCATTAGTTTCCAGATCATTTTATTACCTCTTCAGAACAACCCTTGGGGGGTAGTTTTTCATGCCCATTGGAAATGTGAAGAAGATAAATTACTTTTGCTCTAGATTACACAACAGTAAGAGTAGACCAAATGACCCCAAATTCCATATACTTTCCATTCAATTACATCATCCCCTTAAGGTCTTACTGAAAGAAACATAACCTATAAATCTGTAAAAACATAACCTATTTCTAAAGCTTGTGAATTCTGCTTTAAAACAATGTGGATTCTAAGAAAAAGAGTAATcattacagggaattccctggggatccagtggttgggacttggcactttcactgccgtagcccaggttcaatccctgatcagagaattaagatcccgcaagccgagTGGCatgggccccgccgccccgcaacccaccctgcccctctgcccccagcaaaaaagtaaaaaaaaaaaaaaaagagtaatcattATTTAATGATTGTTACTTGAATTAACAACCAGAAAATCCCAATGTTTCTGCTAATTTTCCACAATTCCCTACCTTGAATTACAAGCCTACAGTAACTTCCTAGGAGGTCTCTTGGAGGGATTTCTTAGGGAAAAACTAATATATATGACAGCAAAGGCTTGTACACAAAAACAGACTCTAGTGACATCAAAACTAAACCTATTGAAGGACAGTGTATACAGaatgctaaaaaagaaaagaaaagaaaaagatggggaaaggaaagaaaaggaaatagaaaaaaatacatagttgCTTGGATAGACATACACTAGAACTATAAAGATACATTAAAGACATGGTAACATTTGTTGCCTCCAGGAAGAGGGATTAGAtggcaagaaaaacaaagttgaaaacTTCTTTCAGTACACTTTTgttccttttgaattttgtaccatAAGAATATTATTATtcgaaaacaaaatcatttttaattctaaaagctTTAATTTAAGGTCATAACGTATATGTAACACGCAAATGGTGTGAGGCTTTCATATTGACTTAAATCAAACAGGAACTTTTTATTCCTGTTGtggttctatttaaaaattcctatcaTGTTATTTAACTAAAACAGGAAGCatcatttgatttcatttttttttttaatgaacccaTAACAGAATATATTCAAAACAGATGAGATGCTTACTCTCTTGTCTGGACTGGTGTTgatgatttttcagttttcttttcttgttccagTGAAGAACTATTAAACACAGGTAAAAACATaccttttaataaataatttacattttgtcAATTCTATCTGAGGCAAGAAGCAAgtaattttttatacatttctttttaaaatttttttaatatttttattttattttattttcatttatttttggctgcgttgggtcttcgttgctgcatgcgggctttctctagttgtggcaagtgagggctactctctgttgcagtgctcaggcttctcattgctgtggcttctcttgctgcagagcatgggctctagcagcatgggcttcagtagttgcagcacgtgggctcggtagttgcggcacacagacttagttgttccaaggcatgtgggatcttcctggaccagggattgaacccatgttccctgcattcgcatgcaggttcttaaccactgcaccaccaaggaagtcccacaaataattttaacttgaaattttttttatgatATACCATAACACTACCGTTAATGACAGTGTGGTCCAACACCCAATTTTTCAGCCACAAACTTCTGTCATCAATATAAATAATTTGTCAGGCCATAAGTAGGGAACACTCTTCTAATTCTTCAGTGAAGGCATGAAGCAACCTAGGTGGTTTGTTTCCAACTCCTAGATGTCAAACAACTCAAAACCTAGGTTTCTGGCCCTTCCCTCAAGCTAGGCCAAAGACCTGTTGAACCTGAAAAAGGCTACACTGAAAATACACCACTACTCCTACACTGACCTGCTATACCATCAACAACACAACAATTAGGAAATTTATGAAAAACTCTCTGCCTCCACAGGCTAACTTTGATTAAAGAAGCTTTGTTCTTGGAGGATTTGTTAATAAAATGCCACTATATTTAATTAGGAGGTAGGGTATAAAAATTAGATGACTCCTTTAGGTCACATTATAGTATAcaagaattaaaaatagcaatCTTGACTAGAGAAAAGTTGTTCAGTTGGTTTAACTACAATTTGGTAATATaacaaaggaaatttatttatttatttttttgagtttaaatgcattttatttttagacaacctacatgtttttctttctcaaaaacaaTGCCTCCACTCCAAACAAATCAACGTCAAAATGAAGAGCTCAAGATGACATCAGTCCCATTTGTCTAAGTCCTGGTGTTGTATGGATGAAAAGCAGCAACCAGCCAGTTATGGCGAGCAGGTGATAGATCCAAAGTAACAGCCAAATCTGTTAAcgtttttccatttctaaatcaTCCTTAAAGAAAATCATATGTGGGGTCACATCATCCTCATGGCAGTCCATCAGAGCAACCATGCCATCTGGATTCATGTTTTCACCAATAAAGAACTGATAGTTTTTGAAATTAGCAAGGATGTGCTTGATCTGTTCTGCAGCCCCTGTCATAAaaggttttactctttctggtctCTGTTCTTCAAGTTTCCCTTTGACTGACTTCATGTAATCTTTGATGTACTTCTTGTAGGCTTCCTTTGTGAAACTGGTTTCCTGCAAGTGATGGTCCATGATAATATTGACACCAGTGACTACTGTGCTTTCGGTACCTTCGCCCTCAGGGCCTTCAGCAGAGGCATTTCCACCAATGAGCGAGTCATCAATGTTACCCTCCGTCCTACTGACCAtcttcccctccacctccagaCACAGCCCGTCTGTGACCTCCCAGATCTTGTAGATGTCGGAGAATATCTCATCATGGCTGATGAGGTATGGATAGATGATCACGATGGCGCCTGGAGGGAGACGACGGTGGCGCTAGCTTACTAGGAGCCTGGAGCTCAGAGTGAGCATGGTGCAGCCGGAGCGGCgctcagggggagggggagcaggcgAAAAAGCAggaaatttacttttaatctcAGAGATAAAGGGCATCACTTACCATCCCAAGAAAACAGTTACTTGAAATAGCActaatttttgttataaaattctTATTCAAAAGGACATCATATGCACTATAAATTTTGTCAACATGACTTTGGAAAATATGAAACTGTACTCTAAAAGTtctatttgggacttccctggtggtccagtggctaagactccgtgctcccaatgcagggggcccgggctcAACcgctggtcaaggaactagatcccacatgctgcaactaaagatcctgcatgccacaactaaaaaaaaaaaaaaaatcccgcataccacaactaagacccagtgcaggcaaataaataaatattaaacaacaacaacaacaacaaactaaaAGTGATATGTAAATCACTACATactcaaagaaactaaaatagaaataaagtttaCTTACGTCATTGGATTGTTATTTGGCAGGTAATATATGAAGTCTCTCATAGTCATTTTGGAACGATCTGGTGGCCTCTGACTTTCATTTATAgcacatttgtttttccattgcttctagatacacaaacacacagagatacacttttattttataaacatgggacttcccttgtggtccagtggttaagaatatgccttccaatgcaggggacgcaggttcgatccctggtcagggaactaagatcccacatgccacaaggcaactaagcccaagcgccacaactagagagccctcatgctgcaactactgagcccatgtgccctggagtccacaggccacaactagagaggagcccatgtgccgcaacaaagatcccacacgctgtcactaagacctggcacagccaaaataaataaataaatatttaaaaaaaaaaatcatgcttacTGATGCTGACTACAATAGTTTACTAATAATTTATACAGACATAGCTTTTATTTGCCTTGTAGTGCATTGGAATTctgcatattttataaaattcttgaagcaaatgtttaacttttaattccccaaaataaatttaattacacAGATTCTATAAATCGCAGAACATTTTTAGAGGCTTAGAATCTAGAGGATATGGATTCAAATTTCATACCCTCCACTGATGCTTGACACAAAGcaaataacctctctgagcttattTCCTCCTGTGTAAATAGTGACAGCCACTTCACACAGTTGAGAT
Encoded proteins:
- the LOC130856718 gene encoding translationally-controlled tumor protein-like, whose amino-acid sequence is MVSRTEGNIDDSLIGGNASAEGPEGEGTESTVVTGVNIIMDHHLQETSFTKEAYKKYIKDYMKSVKGKLEEQRPERVKPFMTGAAEQIKHILANFKNYQFFIGENMNPDGMVALMDCHEDDVTPHMIFFKDDLEMEKR